Proteins encoded by one window of Myxococcus guangdongensis:
- a CDS encoding ABC transporter ATP-binding protein — MSEVTLNGIKKSFGSNLIVKGVDLQVGQGEFLVMVGPSGCGKTTLLRLIAGLEQVDAGEVRIGGKRVNDVPPRDRDVAMVFQSYALYPHMTVRENLAFGLTLRKLPRAEIDSRVAEVASMLELGHLLERKPKALSGGQRQRVAMGRAIVRRPQVFLFDEPLSNLDTALRVQMRGELARLHRRLGATMIYVTHDQVEAMTLATRVAVFNGGVLQQVGPPLELYNRPANRFVAGFLGSPSMNFLEARRDGGSLVGKGFTLLSPRDLPQGSERVLVGLRPQDLRVAALGPLSGTVDAVERLGFDGYAFVTTEAGPVAARFDKGTHVSVGDKVALAPVADALHVFSEDGAVALRHPTQHETLEVAS; from the coding sequence TTGTCCGAAGTCACCCTGAACGGCATCAAGAAGTCGTTTGGCTCCAACCTCATCGTGAAGGGCGTGGACCTTCAGGTGGGACAGGGCGAGTTCCTGGTCATGGTGGGCCCGTCCGGCTGCGGGAAGACGACGCTCCTGCGGCTCATCGCGGGGCTGGAGCAGGTGGACGCGGGCGAGGTCCGCATCGGCGGCAAGCGGGTCAACGACGTGCCGCCACGCGATCGTGACGTGGCGATGGTGTTCCAGTCGTACGCGCTCTACCCGCACATGACGGTGCGCGAGAACCTGGCCTTCGGCCTGACGCTGAGGAAGCTGCCCCGGGCGGAGATCGACTCGCGCGTGGCGGAGGTCGCCTCGATGCTGGAGCTGGGGCACCTGCTGGAGCGCAAGCCCAAGGCCCTGTCGGGTGGTCAACGTCAGCGCGTGGCCATGGGCCGCGCCATCGTCCGGCGGCCCCAGGTGTTCCTCTTCGACGAGCCCCTGTCCAACCTGGACACGGCGCTGCGCGTGCAGATGCGCGGAGAGCTGGCGCGGCTGCACCGCCGGCTGGGCGCGACGATGATCTACGTCACGCACGACCAGGTGGAGGCGATGACGCTGGCCACCCGGGTGGCCGTCTTCAACGGAGGCGTGCTGCAGCAGGTGGGCCCGCCGCTGGAGCTCTACAACCGCCCGGCCAACCGGTTCGTGGCGGGCTTCCTGGGCTCGCCGTCGATGAACTTCCTGGAGGCCCGGCGCGACGGAGGAAGCCTCGTGGGCAAGGGCTTCACCCTGCTGAGCCCGCGGGACTTGCCGCAGGGAAGTGAGCGGGTGCTGGTGGGCTTGAGGCCGCAAGACCTGCGGGTGGCGGCGCTGGGGCCCTTGTCCGGCACGGTGGACGCGGTCGAGCGGCTGGGGTTCGACGGTTACGCCTTCGTCACGACGGAGGCGGGCCCGGTGGCGGCGCGCTTCGACAAGGGCACCCACGTCTCCGTGGGGGACAAGGTGGCGCTCGCGCCCGTCGCCGACGCGCTGCATGTCTTCAGCGAGGACGGCGCCGTGGCCCTTCGCCACCCCACCCAGCACGAGACGCTCGAGGTGGCGTCTTGA
- a CDS encoding extracellular solute-binding protein yields the protein MRRLCALVLLAAAWCAHAAEGPAPLKLWHAYRGGEEKALLEATNLYTKETGVRVDLLALPYDAYAAKLTNAIPHGAGPDVFIFNHERLRNFHSQNLVAPTRGAFRREDYFSNTVEALEVDGQVYGYPMSLKSLALYVNTKLVPRPPTTTAELLALLPTLSNPAEGRFGLAYESGDFYFHAPFLFGFDGKLFDEAGKASFDTPGMARSLAFVKKLQDEKLMPQEVSGALVKTLFNDGRAAMIISGPWFAGEIAPSVAYRVVALPTVSETGTPLRPFLGVEAAFVTARTEQASTAHELARFLSLGEASRVRTTLGRQIPADVQAYQLQAVKDDTLISSFREAAVNATPMPNTLEMARVWEPMKLTLRAVLQGGAQPEDAGALADRRYRALHRERPPEANPVPWLGLVGVMAVGGTAWVLRRPAPGMTFRQRYPDVARAATYVAPAAVGLLVLVFIPFSVGLGLSLFHHEAGQYTFVGLANFVDILASRGYSITEPLSFYFTLVVTLLWAAVNVVLHVSIGLGLALLLKDPLLKLRGVYRVLLIIPWAVPNYITALMWKGMFHQQFGAINGLLVALGLEPVSWFTRFSTAFAANVATNTWLGFPFMMVVALGALQSIPPELYEAAEVDGASRWTQFRHITLPLLKPAMLPAVILGSVWTFNMFNIIYLVSGGEPGGATDILVSEAFRWAFQRNEQYGFAAAYSVLIFVVLLGWSVFTKRLMRTEEAA from the coding sequence TTGAGGAGACTCTGCGCCCTGGTGCTCCTCGCGGCGGCCTGGTGCGCGCACGCGGCGGAAGGCCCGGCGCCCCTCAAGCTGTGGCACGCGTACCGGGGCGGCGAGGAGAAGGCGCTCCTGGAGGCGACGAACCTCTACACGAAGGAGACGGGCGTGCGGGTGGACCTGCTCGCGCTGCCCTATGACGCGTACGCGGCCAAGCTGACCAACGCCATTCCCCATGGCGCCGGCCCGGACGTCTTCATCTTCAACCACGAGCGGCTGCGCAACTTCCACTCGCAGAACCTGGTGGCGCCCACCCGTGGCGCCTTCCGGCGCGAGGACTACTTCTCCAACACCGTGGAGGCGCTGGAGGTGGATGGCCAGGTGTACGGCTATCCGATGTCGCTCAAGTCGCTGGCGCTCTACGTCAACACGAAGCTCGTGCCCCGGCCGCCCACGACGACGGCGGAGCTGCTGGCGCTGTTGCCCACGCTGTCCAACCCCGCCGAAGGGCGCTTCGGACTGGCGTACGAGAGCGGGGACTTCTACTTCCACGCGCCCTTCCTCTTCGGCTTCGACGGCAAGCTCTTCGACGAGGCGGGCAAGGCGAGCTTCGACACGCCGGGCATGGCGCGCTCGCTGGCGTTCGTGAAGAAGCTCCAGGACGAGAAGCTGATGCCCCAGGAGGTGAGCGGGGCGCTGGTGAAGACGCTCTTCAACGACGGCCGCGCGGCGATGATCATCAGCGGCCCCTGGTTCGCCGGGGAGATTGCCCCGTCGGTGGCCTATCGGGTCGTGGCGCTCCCCACGGTGAGCGAGACGGGCACGCCCCTGCGTCCCTTCCTCGGTGTGGAGGCCGCGTTCGTCACCGCGCGCACGGAGCAGGCGTCCACGGCGCACGAGCTGGCGCGCTTCCTGTCGCTGGGCGAGGCGTCGCGGGTGCGCACCACGCTGGGCCGGCAGATTCCCGCGGACGTGCAGGCGTACCAGCTCCAGGCGGTGAAGGACGACACGCTCATCTCCTCGTTCCGCGAGGCGGCGGTGAACGCCACGCCCATGCCCAACACGCTGGAGATGGCCCGCGTGTGGGAGCCGATGAAGCTCACCCTGCGCGCGGTGCTCCAGGGCGGCGCCCAGCCCGAGGACGCGGGCGCGCTGGCGGACCGCCGCTACCGCGCGCTGCACCGCGAGCGTCCTCCCGAGGCCAACCCCGTGCCCTGGCTGGGGCTCGTGGGGGTGATGGCGGTGGGAGGCACCGCGTGGGTGCTGCGCCGGCCCGCGCCGGGGATGACCTTCCGGCAGCGCTACCCGGACGTGGCCCGCGCGGCGACGTACGTGGCGCCCGCGGCGGTGGGCCTGCTGGTGCTGGTGTTCATCCCGTTCTCGGTGGGCCTGGGCCTGTCGCTGTTCCACCACGAGGCGGGCCAGTACACCTTCGTGGGCCTGGCCAACTTCGTCGACATCCTGGCCAGCCGTGGCTACAGCATCACCGAGCCGCTCTCGTTCTACTTCACGCTGGTGGTGACGCTGCTGTGGGCGGCGGTGAACGTGGTGCTGCACGTGAGCATCGGCCTGGGGCTGGCGCTCCTGCTCAAGGACCCGCTGCTCAAGCTGCGCGGCGTGTACCGGGTGCTGCTCATCATCCCGTGGGCGGTGCCCAACTACATCACCGCGCTGATGTGGAAGGGCATGTTCCACCAGCAGTTCGGAGCCATCAACGGGCTGCTCGTGGCGCTGGGGCTGGAGCCGGTGAGCTGGTTCACGCGCTTCTCCACCGCGTTCGCGGCCAACGTGGCCACCAACACGTGGCTGGGCTTCCCCTTCATGATGGTGGTGGCGCTGGGCGCGCTGCAGTCCATCCCCCCGGAGCTCTACGAGGCCGCGGAGGTGGACGGGGCCAGCCGCTGGACGCAGTTCCGGCACATCACCCTGCCCCTGCTCAAGCCCGCCATGCTGCCCGCGGTCATCCTGGGCAGCGTGTGGACGTTCAACATGTTCAACATCATCTACCTGGTGTCCGGAGGCGAGCCGGGCGGCGCCACCGACATCCTGGTCTCCGAGGCGTTCCGCTGGGCCTTCCAGCGCAACGAGCAGTACGGCTTCGCCGCCGCGTACTCGGTCCTCATCTTCGTGGTGCTGCTGGGCTGGTCCGTCTTCACCAAGCGCCTGATGCGCACCGAGGAGGCGGCGTGA
- a CDS encoding sugar ABC transporter permease, producing the protein MKKPSGLKMAFIHAGLSLMCMVTLYPVLWVVKMALSPSDGLSLTANPFPDAVTFDHFREVLLSTDVHGRWVFGRQVLSSIIVSGATTVVGLTLAVTAAYALSRFRFPGKEGGMQALLITQMFPATLMLVPIYSILQKLRLLDSLTGLVLVYATTALPFCIWMLKGYFDTLPRELEEAAVMDGATPLQVFLRVVLPLARPALAVTALFSFMTAWNEFVLAATLINDPTRFTLPVALQRYVGEYKVEWGKFAACALVVSAPVMALFFALQKHLVGGLTAGGVKG; encoded by the coding sequence ATGAAGAAGCCCTCGGGTCTGAAGATGGCCTTCATCCACGCCGGGCTGAGCCTGATGTGCATGGTGACGCTCTACCCGGTGCTCTGGGTGGTGAAGATGGCGCTGTCGCCGTCGGACGGCCTGTCGCTCACGGCCAACCCCTTCCCGGACGCGGTGACGTTCGACCACTTCCGGGAAGTGCTCCTGAGCACGGACGTGCATGGCCGGTGGGTGTTCGGCCGGCAGGTGCTCTCCAGCATCATCGTGTCCGGCGCGACGACGGTGGTGGGGCTGACGCTGGCGGTGACGGCGGCGTACGCGCTGTCGCGCTTCCGCTTCCCGGGGAAGGAGGGCGGCATGCAGGCGCTGCTCATCACCCAGATGTTCCCGGCGACGCTGATGCTGGTGCCCATCTACAGCATCCTGCAGAAGCTGCGGCTGCTCGACAGCCTCACCGGGCTGGTGCTGGTGTACGCCACCACCGCCCTGCCCTTCTGCATCTGGATGTTGAAGGGCTATTTCGACACGCTGCCGCGCGAGCTGGAGGAAGCGGCGGTGATGGACGGGGCCACGCCCCTCCAGGTGTTCCTCCGTGTGGTGTTGCCGCTGGCCCGCCCCGCGCTGGCCGTGACGGCGCTGTTCTCCTTCATGACGGCGTGGAACGAGTTCGTCCTCGCCGCCACGCTGATAAACGACCCGACCCGCTTCACCCTGCCCGTCGCCCTCCAGCGGTACGTGGGCGAGTACAAGGTGGAGTGGGGCAAGTTCGCCGCCTGCGCGCTCGTGGTGTCCGCGCCGGTCATGGCGTTGTTCTTCGCTCTCCAGAAGCACCTCGTCGGCGGGTTGACCGCCGGCGGCGTCAAGGGGTGA
- a CDS encoding IPT/TIG domain-containing protein: MSRCLRSLLLVLPLLAVACGDDKEGNQPSEQTAPTVREITPSGGPIAGNTLINVYGSGFKDGAKLYLGEQEALRVVVVNAFRIYGYSPTATTAQVDVRVVNPDGAHGTLVKGFTYEGPPGRNIDQAEVINSNTEAVSGGQPVGVLVRGAITVAGLTRGVGQGGGVRAQVGFAPANSALLQQDSYTWEEATYEGDSDSGEADIYKGNVLLQPAIGGESREWVITMRFSIDGGTTWVMADGDGMANGVAENMLRRVFISRPRVDYCKLGPDGNRANPELFYRPTDTTLLKVQGQVYAAGITQGAGAGSGLVAQLGYGPVDSDPRDSAAWTWIAAVYKAEHGNNDEWEAELPNPGTEGQYKLAFRFSISENAWRFCDADGVNDSTEGELTFSLAKLGTLTVGTEAPKPPVSWCKIGEDQKAPEVINYQTTQTSGFKTVYAQVHMPGVTDKVGAGPGLSGQLGWGPAGEDPRTSALWNWSTALVFNKDNFQVNDEWKATLPNPGTNGEYRYAVRFSGNGGPVRVCDGNGVDDGGQEFELDKLGQLTVTGEVVVPKVIGFCKLGPANEPNPETVTYAAGAAATRKVLAQVFVQGVTAGAGAGTGIVGQLGWGPAGENPATSAQWNWATTAAYKDESGNNDQFETTLPNPGAVGSYRFAYRFKVNDGAYLLCDSDGNSGGAAGFDPAKTGTLTVSAAQDISVGWCKLGGESNEPPPNEVYQLGQAPIDIYAQVYMEGVTPGTGAGAGIQGEVGYGPETDEPTAASWQWTTTGTSFNRESNGGNNDEWKAALPNPGTVGRYKFAIRFNVNGGAFRYCDADGLGNGFSLEQAGTLTVQAPAAADFCRLQSVSGTTVGSGAAVTVTGRVRLAGVTNGAGAGTGLQVQVGLGNADVDASATPASFTWKAAAYAREAEGEADTDEFSTSIHPAYTGNRAVSLRYSTDGTAWTYCDKDGSDVGGYTPGQQHALTVGNHQDIEYCNLQWPFSVTVGPNPTTIYGQVYKAGVTTQSGPGVGLVAHLGYGDAQQDPGVGGWTWIAAPFLSEEGGGNNDQFSADLPGNLPAGTVYAYRYALNGGAYCFGDRDDRGGSGNGFQAADVGAVSAP; this comes from the coding sequence ATGTCCCGTTGTCTGCGGTCCCTTCTTCTCGTGTTGCCGTTGCTCGCCGTGGCCTGTGGTGATGACAAGGAGGGCAATCAACCCTCCGAGCAGACCGCGCCCACCGTGAGGGAAATCACCCCCTCGGGCGGTCCCATCGCGGGCAACACGCTCATCAATGTCTACGGGTCCGGCTTCAAGGACGGCGCGAAGCTCTACCTCGGCGAGCAGGAAGCCCTGCGCGTCGTGGTGGTCAACGCGTTCCGCATCTATGGCTACTCGCCCACCGCGACCACCGCGCAGGTGGACGTGCGCGTGGTGAACCCCGACGGCGCCCACGGGACGCTGGTGAAGGGCTTCACCTACGAGGGCCCGCCGGGCAGGAACATCGACCAGGCGGAGGTCATCAACAGCAATACGGAGGCGGTCAGCGGCGGCCAGCCGGTGGGCGTGCTGGTGCGCGGCGCCATCACCGTCGCGGGGCTGACGCGCGGCGTGGGCCAGGGCGGCGGGGTGCGCGCCCAGGTGGGCTTCGCGCCCGCCAACTCGGCGCTGCTCCAGCAGGACAGCTACACCTGGGAGGAGGCCACGTACGAGGGCGACTCCGACAGCGGCGAGGCGGACATCTACAAGGGCAACGTGCTGTTGCAGCCGGCCATCGGCGGAGAGAGCCGCGAGTGGGTCATCACCATGCGCTTCTCCATCGACGGCGGCACCACGTGGGTGATGGCGGACGGCGACGGCATGGCCAACGGCGTGGCGGAGAACATGCTGCGCCGGGTGTTCATCTCCCGGCCGCGCGTGGACTACTGCAAGCTGGGCCCCGACGGCAACCGCGCCAACCCGGAGCTGTTCTACCGTCCCACGGACACCACGCTGCTCAAGGTGCAGGGCCAGGTGTACGCGGCGGGCATCACCCAGGGCGCCGGCGCGGGCTCGGGGCTGGTGGCGCAGTTGGGCTACGGCCCGGTGGACTCGGACCCTCGCGACTCCGCGGCGTGGACGTGGATTGCCGCCGTCTACAAGGCGGAGCACGGCAACAACGACGAGTGGGAGGCGGAGCTGCCCAACCCCGGCACCGAGGGCCAGTACAAGCTCGCCTTCCGCTTCAGCATCAGTGAGAACGCCTGGCGCTTCTGCGACGCGGACGGCGTCAACGACAGCACCGAGGGCGAGCTGACGTTCAGCCTGGCCAAGCTGGGCACGCTCACCGTGGGCACCGAGGCGCCGAAGCCGCCGGTGAGCTGGTGCAAGATTGGCGAGGACCAGAAGGCCCCCGAGGTCATCAACTACCAGACGACGCAGACGTCGGGCTTCAAGACCGTCTATGCGCAGGTCCACATGCCGGGCGTGACGGACAAGGTGGGCGCCGGCCCGGGCCTGTCCGGTCAGCTGGGCTGGGGGCCCGCGGGCGAGGACCCGCGCACCTCGGCGCTGTGGAACTGGTCCACGGCGCTCGTGTTCAACAAGGACAACTTCCAGGTCAACGACGAGTGGAAGGCCACGCTGCCCAACCCGGGCACCAACGGCGAGTACCGCTACGCGGTGCGCTTCAGCGGCAACGGCGGCCCGGTGCGCGTGTGCGACGGCAACGGCGTGGACGACGGCGGCCAGGAGTTCGAGCTGGACAAGCTGGGCCAGCTCACCGTCACCGGCGAGGTGGTGGTGCCCAAGGTCATCGGCTTCTGCAAGCTGGGGCCGGCGAACGAGCCGAACCCGGAGACGGTGACGTACGCGGCGGGCGCCGCGGCCACCCGCAAGGTGCTGGCACAGGTGTTCGTGCAGGGCGTGACGGCGGGCGCGGGCGCGGGCACCGGCATCGTGGGACAGCTGGGCTGGGGTCCCGCGGGTGAGAACCCGGCCACGTCCGCGCAGTGGAACTGGGCGACGACGGCCGCCTACAAGGACGAGTCCGGCAACAACGACCAGTTCGAGACCACCCTGCCCAACCCGGGCGCGGTGGGCAGCTACCGCTTCGCCTACCGCTTCAAGGTGAACGACGGCGCGTACCTGCTGTGCGACTCGGACGGCAACAGCGGCGGGGCCGCGGGCTTCGACCCCGCGAAGACGGGCACGCTCACCGTGAGCGCGGCGCAGGACATCTCCGTGGGCTGGTGCAAGCTCGGAGGCGAGTCCAACGAGCCGCCCCCCAACGAGGTGTACCAGTTGGGCCAGGCGCCCATCGACATCTACGCCCAGGTCTACATGGAGGGCGTCACCCCGGGCACGGGCGCCGGCGCGGGCATCCAGGGTGAGGTGGGCTACGGCCCGGAGACGGACGAGCCGACGGCGGCCAGCTGGCAGTGGACCACCACGGGGACGAGCTTCAACCGTGAGTCCAACGGCGGCAACAACGACGAGTGGAAGGCCGCGCTGCCCAACCCGGGCACGGTGGGCCGCTACAAGTTCGCCATCCGCTTCAACGTGAATGGCGGCGCGTTCCGCTACTGCGACGCGGACGGGCTGGGCAACGGCTTCTCGCTCGAGCAGGCCGGCACGCTGACGGTGCAGGCGCCGGCGGCGGCGGACTTCTGCCGGCTGCAGAGCGTGAGCGGGACGACGGTGGGCAGCGGCGCGGCCGTCACCGTGACCGGCCGGGTGCGCCTCGCGGGCGTCACCAACGGCGCGGGCGCGGGCACGGGGCTCCAGGTGCAGGTGGGCCTGGGCAACGCGGACGTGGACGCCTCCGCCACCCCCGCCTCCTTCACCTGGAAGGCCGCGGCGTACGCCCGCGAGGCCGAGGGCGAGGCGGACACGGACGAGTTCTCCACCAGCATCCACCCGGCCTACACCGGCAACCGCGCGGTCAGCCTGCGCTACTCCACGGACGGCACGGCGTGGACGTACTGCGACAAGGACGGCAGCGACGTGGGCGGGTACACCCCGGGCCAGCAGCACGCCCTCACCGTCGGCAACCACCAGGACATCGAGTACTGCAACCTCCAGTGGCCCTTCTCGGTGACCGTGGGCCCCAACCCCACGACCATCTACGGGCAGGTCTACAAGGCCGGCGTCACGACCCAGAGCGGACCAGGCGTGGGCCTGGTGGCTCACCTGGGCTACGGCGATGCCCAGCAGGACCCCGGCGTGGGGGGCTGGACCTGGATTGCCGCCCCGTTCCTCAGCGAGGAGGGTGGCGGCAACAACGACCAGTTCTCGGCGGACCTGCCGGGCAACCTCCCCGCTGGCACCGTCTACGCCTACCGCTACGCCCTCAACGGTGGCGCCTACTGCTTTGGAGACCGGGATGACCGGGGCGGCAGCGGCAACGGCTTCCAGGCCGCGGACGTGGGCGCCGTGAGCGCGCCCTAG
- a CDS encoding cell wall protein — protein sequence MQGAVQESFASLVASLRRLSERMSGQPITTPRVAPKAPVAPQPPPKVEAVVEQPVACAVIGCRQPVRTLGYCSAHYQKRRQMIATGRLHSAWVEHAAPHSLPDVILSRRRRSESREEKPTPAAAPAAPAGPRVWVRKKGQTAAQGDDSTNPATLAAALRASDGDAADTVKRWAEEFLANKRRN from the coding sequence GTGCAGGGCGCCGTGCAGGAGTCGTTCGCCTCGCTGGTGGCCTCGCTGCGCCGCCTGTCCGAGCGCATGAGCGGGCAACCCATCACCACGCCGCGCGTGGCCCCCAAGGCCCCCGTCGCGCCCCAGCCTCCTCCCAAGGTCGAGGCCGTCGTCGAGCAGCCCGTCGCCTGCGCTGTCATCGGCTGTCGCCAGCCCGTGCGCACGCTCGGCTACTGCTCCGCGCACTACCAGAAGCGTCGCCAGATGATTGCGACAGGCCGGCTGCACTCCGCCTGGGTGGAGCACGCCGCGCCGCACTCGCTGCCGGATGTCATCCTGTCGCGCCGCCGTCGCTCGGAGTCGCGTGAGGAGAAGCCCACTCCCGCGGCTGCTCCCGCCGCTCCCGCCGGCCCGCGCGTCTGGGTTCGCAAGAAGGGCCAGACGGCCGCCCAGGGTGATGACTCCACCAATCCGGCCACGCTGGCCGCGGCCCTGCGCGCGTCTGACGGCGACGCGGCGGACACGGTGAAGCGCTGGGCCGAGGAGTTCCTCGCGAACAAGCGTCGCAATTAG
- a CDS encoding alpha/beta hydrolase family protein, which produces MKKSELSFRLGLLLALAWTSTAGAQALSSFSATYRGGGTSLCGSTYNLRGQEPAASGKYPVFIYTVGTTENYDHSSALAAVEEMASRGYVAATVEYDNATFGSCSTLTARSRCIFDGGRSTSAVGTLCARAKADCSKGIVVAGFSQGSVMAILAKNHDSRVQAAYGLGAGVQYSIYNLSSCVANGNRALPSSRLRIINGEQDVFVGPTEAQVRAQNTDTTGYSCPLATSCLQSNGSGWYIIKDSQVGDLNADHCYMRTGSCVGLLLDSTWRSGSQPWSLRPNLNWLTQFTTP; this is translated from the coding sequence ATGAAGAAGAGCGAGCTGAGCTTCCGTCTTGGATTGCTGCTGGCCCTGGCCTGGACCTCCACCGCGGGGGCGCAGGCGTTGAGCAGCTTCTCGGCGACGTACCGGGGTGGCGGCACGTCGCTGTGCGGCTCCACGTACAACCTGCGCGGCCAGGAGCCCGCGGCCTCGGGCAAGTACCCGGTGTTCATCTACACGGTGGGCACCACGGAGAACTACGACCACTCCTCGGCGCTGGCGGCGGTGGAGGAGATGGCCTCGCGCGGCTATGTCGCGGCCACCGTCGAGTATGACAACGCCACCTTCGGCTCGTGCTCCACGCTGACGGCCCGCTCGCGCTGCATCTTCGACGGCGGCCGGTCCACCAGCGCGGTGGGCACGCTGTGCGCTCGAGCCAAGGCGGACTGCTCGAAGGGAATCGTGGTGGCGGGCTTCAGCCAGGGCTCCGTCATGGCCATCCTCGCCAAGAACCACGACTCGCGCGTGCAGGCGGCGTATGGCCTGGGCGCCGGCGTCCAGTACTCCATCTACAACCTGTCCTCCTGCGTCGCCAATGGCAACCGCGCGCTGCCCAGCAGCCGCCTGCGCATCATCAACGGTGAGCAGGACGTCTTCGTCGGACCGACGGAGGCCCAGGTGCGCGCGCAGAACACGGACACGACGGGCTACTCCTGCCCGCTGGCCACGTCCTGCCTGCAGAGCAACGGCAGCGGCTGGTACATCATCAAGGACAGCCAGGTGGGTGACCTCAACGCCGACCACTGCTACATGCGCACGGGGAGCTGCGTGGGGCTCCTGCTCGACTCCACCTGGCGCTCGGGCAGCCAGCCCTGGTCCCTGCGTCCCAACCTGAACTGGCTGACCCAGTTCACCACGCCCTGA
- a CDS encoding NAD(P)H-binding protein, which yields MTSSTSILILGASGTTGRRVTRLLRGQGHTVRAASRHSDLHFDWTDSSTWEAALGTSSRLYLMAPHEQPIPAQFVSLAVSRSVRRIVLLSSQAIEIMGDQRLMAAERLVRDAGVEWTLVRPDWFNQNFDEGFFRPSVLAGRIALPVGDTKQAFVDADDIAAVVATALTEDGHAGRSYELSGPRPLGFAEAAAIIGRAAGREVHFAGDPDTYRAEQKTLGLPDEAIQGAIQAFSALKERGDAAPTDTVRAVTGRAPKPFETYAAEAAASGAWAP from the coding sequence ATGACCTCCTCCACGAGCATCCTCATCCTGGGCGCGAGCGGCACCACTGGACGACGTGTCACCCGGCTCCTGCGCGGCCAGGGCCACACCGTGAGGGCCGCCTCCCGGCACTCCGACCTCCACTTCGATTGGACGGATTCGAGCACCTGGGAGGCCGCGCTCGGCACGTCCTCGCGCCTGTACCTCATGGCGCCCCATGAGCAGCCCATCCCCGCGCAATTCGTGTCGCTCGCCGTGTCCCGAAGCGTGCGCCGCATCGTGCTCCTGTCGAGCCAGGCCATCGAAATCATGGGGGACCAGCGCCTGATGGCCGCCGAGCGGCTGGTGCGCGACGCGGGCGTGGAGTGGACCCTGGTGCGCCCCGACTGGTTCAACCAGAACTTCGACGAGGGCTTCTTCCGCCCGTCCGTCCTCGCCGGACGCATCGCCCTGCCCGTCGGGGACACGAAGCAGGCCTTCGTCGACGCCGACGACATCGCCGCCGTCGTGGCCACCGCCCTGACCGAGGACGGGCACGCGGGCCGGAGCTACGAGCTCAGCGGCCCCCGGCCCCTGGGCTTCGCCGAGGCCGCCGCCATCATCGGCCGCGCCGCCGGCCGCGAGGTCCACTTCGCCGGCGACCCGGACACCTACCGCGCCGAACAGAAGACGCTGGGGCTCCCCGACGAGGCCATCCAGGGCGCCATCCAGGCCTTCTCCGCCCTGAAGGAGCGAGGGGACGCCGCCCCCACCGACACCGTGCGCGCCGTCACCGGACGGGCCCCCAAGCCATTCGAGACCTACGCCGCCGAGGCCGCGGCCTCCGGCGCCTGGGCCCCTTGA